In a genomic window of Pseudomonas oryzihabitans:
- a CDS encoding LysR family transcriptional regulator — MPTDLNLLKVFVVVATAENFRVAADRLGVSRSAVSQAIRRLEDELGSSLVQRTTRSVRLTEAGERLHRQVAGPLSGLLGALDEASYAGPPRGLLRVAVTSIAERFLDGPLLAGFVEAYPEVTLDITVTDEEFDIVARGFDAGVRLGEVIEQDMIAIAVTGAQREVAVATPAYFARHGRPTHPRELANHRCIGWRPAPEVAPWRWEFSEAGRAFDVAVSPRITTNDMLLMIRTALAGGGITFGMEDTFRPHLV, encoded by the coding sequence ATGCCTACCGATCTGAATCTACTCAAGGTCTTCGTCGTGGTGGCCACGGCCGAGAACTTCCGCGTGGCGGCCGATCGCCTGGGGGTCAGCCGCTCCGCGGTCAGCCAGGCCATCCGCCGGCTGGAAGACGAACTGGGCAGTTCCCTGGTGCAGCGCACCACCCGCAGCGTGCGCCTGACCGAAGCGGGTGAGCGCCTGCATCGGCAGGTGGCTGGCCCCCTGTCCGGCCTGCTCGGCGCCCTGGACGAGGCCAGCTACGCCGGACCACCCCGGGGATTGCTGCGGGTCGCCGTCACCTCCATCGCCGAGCGCTTTCTCGATGGGCCCCTGCTGGCCGGCTTCGTCGAGGCCTATCCGGAGGTGACGCTGGACATCACCGTCACCGACGAGGAATTCGATATCGTCGCGCGCGGCTTCGATGCCGGCGTGCGGCTGGGCGAGGTGATCGAGCAGGACATGATCGCCATCGCGGTGACAGGTGCGCAGCGCGAGGTGGCGGTGGCGACCCCGGCCTACTTCGCCCGGCATGGGCGCCCGACCCATCCACGGGAACTGGCCAACCACCGTTGCATCGGCTGGCGCCCAGCGCCGGAGGTGGCGCCTTGGCGCTGGGAGTTCAGCGAAGCGGGCCGCGCCTTCGATGTGGCGGTATCGCCGCGGATCACCACCAACGACATGCTGCTGATGATCCGCACGGCGCTCGCCGGCGGCGGCATCACCTTCGGCATGGAGGACACCTTCCGGCCCCATCTAGTGTAG